In Rattus norvegicus strain BN/NHsdMcwi chromosome 1, GRCr8, whole genome shotgun sequence, a genomic segment contains:
- the Sfr1 gene encoding swi5-dependent recombination DNA repair protein 1 homolog — translation MAEEEGNQEITSKMENPSDSASTSPDIPQTSENPPSPPTSPDKPQTSENPPSLHSNSSGKQPMSGTLKERLKKARASSQPFCSVVKRIKVENEENDQTLSEPGESSKEENCSKAQESLENKDNEPEKESSEDKNTSESKSLDTGSSSVLQKDSTEKTIKQTLKEEKAKLTRQVQEKEDLLRRLKLVKMYRIKNDVTELEDLIKKWRRCGQRLLCELQSIMSEDEDEKLTLTELIDYYGIDDKLLHYNRTEEEFTGV, via the exons ATGGCTGAGGAAG AAGGAAATCAGGAGATCACTTCCAAGATGGAAAACCCCTCAGATTCAGCATCCACTTCACCTGACATTCCTCAGACCAGTGAGAATCCACCATCACCCCCAACCTCACCTGACAAGCCTCAGACCAGTGAAAATCCACCATCACTCCATTCGAATAGTTCAGGAAAACAA CCTAtgagtgggacacttaaagaaagattaaagaaagCAAGAGCTTCATCTCAACCTTTTTGTAGTGTGGTGAAGCGTATTAAGGtagagaatgaagaaaatgatcaGACCCTTTCAGAACCAGGAGAatcttcaaaagaagaaaactgtTCAAAAGCCCaagaaagcctggaaaacaaagacaatgaACCTGAAAAAGAGAGCTCAGAGGATAAAAATACGAGTGAATCTAAGTCACTTGATACTGGGTCATCCAGTGTCCTCCAAAAAGATTCTACTGAGAAGACTATAAAGCAAACTTTgaaggaagaaaaagcaaaactgACTAGGCAGGTTCAAGAGAAGGAAGACCTTCTTCGGAGGTTAAAGTTAGtcaaaatgtacagaataaag AATGACGTGACTGAGTTAGAGGATTTAATAAAGaagtggaggaggtgtggccagcGGCTGCTGTGCGAGTTGCAGTCAATCATGTCCGAGGATGAGGACGAGAAGCTGACCCTCACTGAGTTGATCGACTACTATGGGATAGACGACAAATTGCTGCACTATAATAGAACTGAAGAAGAGTTCACAGGGgtttga